The Hydrogenobacter sp. T-2 region TGGAGGCAGTAAAACAAACCACTGCACGAACTGAAAAAAGGGTTGAAGTCCTTGAGAAAGATGTCGCATGGCTAAAAAAGGAGGTAAAATCTTTAAAGGTGGATGTGGCATCTTTGAAAGGCGATAATCTTGAAAGAAAGGTTAGAGAAAAAGCACCTGCGTATTTTGGTAGATTTTTCAGAAAGATAAAGGTCATAGACATACAACAATGGGCAGAAAAACTTGACGATGCGGAAGAACAAGGCTTGATAACTCCCGAAGAAAGAGAAAAAGCCTTAAACCTTGATATTTTGCTAAGGGCTAAAAAAGGAGAGAAAGAATTCCTTCTTGCTGTTGAAGTGTCCTATACTGTAGACGAAAAAGATGCATTAAGGGCTTTGGAAAGAGCAAACATTTTCTATAAACTCTATCAAATAGAAACTATACCAGTAGTGATAGGTGTTGAAATCCCTCCAGAGCTTGAAGAAAGACATAAGGAAGTGCTCTTTACAAGGGTTGTTCAGGAACAGAACCCTTCTTAATAATCCCCATCACTATCACATCCTTCCATCTTCCATCCTTAAAAACAAACTCCTTTAGCCTACCCTCCTCTTCAAAGCCCATCCTTTTGTGAAAATTTATAACTCTTTCATTATCTTCTATAACCTCAAGTTTTAGAGTATGCAACTGTGCAACATCAAAAGCAAGACTTATGGCACTCTTTTCCAAAATAAGACCCGCTCCATGAATTTTCTCTTCTGGGTTTGCGTATATGCCAAAATAGGCATTGCAATTGCGAAAATCTACCTTTGTCAAGCTAAGCACACCAACAGCCTTATCAACCTTGTAAACAAGGTAGTAAAAATTCCTTTTGTCGTGCCTTAGAGTTTCTATAAAACTAAGATGTTCTTCTTTGCTTATCTCATGGTCTGTATACATCCACCTTCTAACCTCTGGATGATTTCTCCACCTTCTGACCATTTCAATCTCTTCCTCATTCAGGTTCACGAAGTTCTTCAATAGCACATCTCCAAGCTCTATATTTCTCCTTAAGTTCTCTGATGGGTGTATCCCATCCTTTTTCTCTGATAAAGGGCTCAAATATACTGTATTCTTTTCTGTAATGCTTTGACCCCCCCCCATGTTGTTTAATGGGCTTTATTTTCAAGGTTTTTATACTTTCCCAGTTTTCTTTAAAAAGCTCTTGAATTTCTCTATGGAGTTTCAAGTATGAACTTCTTAGTGTTTCCTTTTCCTCATCTATAAAAACCTCTTTTTGCACCAATATGTCTCCAGTATCCACACCTTCATCCACAAGATGAATAGTCACACCCTTTGGTGTGTCTTCCAAAAAGCTCCATACATTTGGATAAGCACCTCTATTATAAGGAAGAAAGGATATGTGAAGATTTATTATTCTTGGATAGTAAGCTCTTACTACTTCCTTTGGTATTATGTGCTTGTAGTTGTAGCTTATTATGAAGTCTGGGTTTATTTTTTTGACAATATCCAAATCTATCCTGTCTTGTGTATAAACCACTTCCTCCTCGATACTCTTCAAAAACTCCACAAGCTCAAGACTGAAAGAATTGCCTCCAAGAAATAAGATTCTCATTCAACTCTCCTTATCAAGCCATGCTCTTTGAGTAAATTTGCCACACCGATTAGTCTATATGCAGGCTTTCTTATGTGGTTGGCTATGTCTATCAGGTCATTCTTACCATCCGCATAAGCTAGAAAATCCAGTATGGTTTTATAGAAATCTGATAT contains the following coding sequences:
- a CDS encoding formyltransferase family protein, yielding MRILFLGGNSFSLELVEFLKSIEEEVVYTQDRIDLDIVKKINPDFIISYNYKHIIPKEVVRAYYPRIINLHISFLPYNRGAYPNVWSFLEDTPKGVTIHLVDEGVDTGDILVQKEVFIDEEKETLRSSYLKLHREIQELFKENWESIKTLKIKPIKQHGGGSKHYRKEYSIFEPFIREKGWDTPIRELKEKYRAWRCAIEELREPE
- the pseH gene encoding UDP-4-amino-4,6-dideoxy-N-acetyl-beta-L-altrosamine N-acetyltransferase; this encodes MLLKNFVNLNEEEIEMVRRWRNHPEVRRWMYTDHEISKEEHLSFIETLRHDKRNFYYLVYKVDKAVGVLSLTKVDFRNCNAYFGIYANPEEKIHGAGLILEKSAISLAFDVAQLHTLKLEVIEDNERVINFHKRMGFEEEGRLKEFVFKDGRWKDVIVMGIIKKGSVPEQPL